In Synergistales bacterium, the DNA window CGCCCACGGCCCCCCTGCAGCCCCGAGGGCGGAACGTTTTGACAGACGTCCGCCCTTCGCCATTCCATACCCCCCAAGCAGCCTCCTTCCCGACGCCAGGTCTGCCGGACAAGCGCCGCAAACAGAGATGAGACCGCCCCACAGGATACCCAAAGTACGCACATTTTGCTCCATTTTATTGTTGCCGTAACAAAGAAAAGGGTGTACTCTTCCCTGGGAGGTGGTACCTCGGCAAAGCAGAACAGTCATTCGTTGCATGCGTATCAATCTCTGTCGGCAGGGGGCGTTACGCCCCAAAGGGAGATACGAAAGGGGTGTGTTGGATGTCTCTCTCTGTGCGCAAGGTAAACAAGTCTTCACCACGAATGTTTCTTTCATCAGTGGGCCTGTTGGTGCTGGCGCTCCTCCTGGGGATGACGGCGGATCCCTGCAGCGCCGCTCCCGTATCGGAAGGGCAGGCCAAACAGATGGTCCGCAACTGGCTCGCCATCGACAGCACTCCGCTGGAGACAGAGCTGAGCGGTCTCATCGGGGAGACTGTAGGATACAGGGACAAGGCAGGACGGCCGCTCTACTACATCGTCTACCTGGAGCCCAGGGGCTTTGTTGTCGTCGCCGGCGACGACCTGGTGGAACCGATCATCGCTATTGTCGCCGACGGCGACAGATACATCGCCTCGGAGGCCAACCCTCTGGGGGCGCTGGTCTCCAGGGACCTGGCCAATCGGATCGCCCTGGCGCGGGAACCGCTGGAGAGGCTGCCTGCTGACCTCCAGCGAGATCTGCAGGGGAACCGAAACAAGTGGGAGAATCTCCTCAGAAGGGAAACACAGGGGAAAGAAAAACAGAAGCTCCCTTCCGTAGACCGCGTCCGCGTGGCACCGCTCGTCCAGAGCAAGTGGAGCCAGGGCACCATCGGCCCAAGGATCTGCTTCAACTACTACACCCCAAACCACTATGTCTGCGGCTGCGTGGCCACGGCCATGGCCCAGCTGATGCGCTACCACAAGTACCCCAGGGAAGGCATCGGGGTCCATGGATCCACGATCTGGGTCGACGGCAATGAGCAAACGGCACACACCCGCGGCGGCGACGGCCGGGGCGGCCCCTACGACTGGAACAGGATGCCCCTGGTCCCCGACAATGACACGATCACCGAAGAGGAGCGGCAGGCCATCGGGGCGCTGGTCTACGACGCCGGTGTCGCCGCACACATGAAGTATTCAGAGGATGGATCCGGAGCATGGATGTGGGATGCCAGCAGCGCCCTCGCCGGCATTTTTAACCACAAATCCTCTACATGTTCCTTTCAAGGTTTCAAGAATCTCCCCGCCGAAGAAAGAAACAGGATGATCAATGCCAATCTCCACGCCAACCTCCCCGTTTTGCTGAGTATAACGGGCCAACGTCGGTCCGAAGCGGAAGGGGGATGGAAGGATGCGGCGCATGCCATCATCGCCGACGGGTACGGCTACCAATGGCGCGAGATGTACCACCATCTGAATATGGGGTGGGCTGGCCACGATGATGTCTGGTACAACCTTCCCGATATTGATCTGTCCGAAGACTACTTTTACGATACAGTACGGTCTGTAGTGTACAATATATTCAGAAACGCTTCGGGTGAAATCATCTCCGGCTACGTCCACGACAAGGACGGGAATCCCATCCCGGGGGTCGCCGTCACCCTCTCCGGCCCGGCCTCCGGGGATACCGTCACCAACGAACGGGGCGTCTACGCCTTTGCCGGCGTGCCCTCCGGCGCGACCTACACGTTGGAGGTTTCCAAGGCGGGTACCCATTTCGAGATACCCCGCCGACAGGTCACTACGGGGACCTCAAAGAACGACACAATCCAGACAGGCAATCTCTGGCAGGTGGATTTCGGACACAGCCACTGGTATGTCACCGAAGCCGGCTACAAAGGCGGCAGAGGAGGCTGGGAGAATGCGGCGGGGTCGCTGGATCTGCAGGCGATCACCCAAGGGGCTTTCTCGGGGGACATCATCTATGTCGCCGAAGGCACCTACTACCCCTCCTCCGCGGCCGCACCGACCGTCGCCCCGACGGCGACACCGACATCGGCCCCTGGACCGACGGCCACGCCGACACCGGCTCCTGGACCAACGGAATCGCCGACACCCACATCGGCCCCGACGGCCACGCCGAC includes these proteins:
- a CDS encoding C10 family peptidase, which codes for MFLSSVGLLVLALLLGMTADPCSAAPVSEGQAKQMVRNWLAIDSTPLETELSGLIGETVGYRDKAGRPLYYIVYLEPRGFVVVAGDDLVEPIIAIVADGDRYIASEANPLGALVSRDLANRIALAREPLERLPADLQRDLQGNRNKWENLLRRETQGKEKQKLPSVDRVRVAPLVQSKWSQGTIGPRICFNYYTPNHYVCGCVATAMAQLMRYHKYPREGIGVHGSTIWVDGNEQTAHTRGGDGRGGPYDWNRMPLVPDNDTITEEERQAIGALVYDAGVAAHMKYSEDGSGAWMWDASSALAGIFNHKSSTCSFQGFKNLPAEERNRMINANLHANLPVLLSITGQRRSEAEGGWKDAAHAIIADGYGYQWREMYHHLNMGWAGHDDVWYNLPDIDLSEDYFYDTVRSVVYNIFRNASGEIISGYVHDKDGNPIPGVAVTLSGPASGDTVTNERGVYAFAGVPSGATYTLEVSKAGTHFEIPRRQVTTGTSKNDTIQTGNLWQVDFGHSHWYVTEAGYKGGRGGWENAAGSLDLQAITQGAFSGDIIYVAEGTYYPSSAAAPTVAPTATPTSAPGPTATPTPAPGPTESPTPTSAPTATPTPEPTDVDPLASGDVAPGDDNAGDIAGTPLQQSDQQGLLDALQEDGHDPGSVTGGEISATLSGGATQASFSLGSGGNALTAQIAIDASTLLFAYNGNQQAWRRLAQGEENEDIALGTAAGGRVPLQVTDQGAYDLNEEEAEITVKLGIATAAAPTSTPAPTSADGGDGGGGCAVGPSLAALLLVLLPGLWMLRR